The Panicum virgatum strain AP13 chromosome 6K, P.virgatum_v5, whole genome shotgun sequence nucleotide sequence TAATTCGCGTCGCTTGGTGCTTCGCTTCCTTGCTTGCTACAACCTACAAGGCGAGAAAGGAGGAAATTTCCTGAAGAGTCGCGTCCGCTCGCATCGCTCCCGGGCGACGGGGCGGCTCCCTCAACCCTAGTGCCCCCGAGTCctgcctccccttcctcccaccgcgccgccgccgaaagCTCGCGCGACCTATGCTGAAGACAGCGGCGAggccttccctctccctctggTGGCTAGAGGCGGCGGCTGGCCACAGATCTGGTGTTGCCCCGGCCGGATCTGGTGGCCGCGCGACGGGAGGCGCGTGGATGTGTGTGGGGGCAGCGGCCGGCGctgggaagcggcggcggcggccggcgcatgTCGACGACGGTTGCGGCGGCCGGTGTGAATGGGCACAGggggctgctggtggtggttgcGGGCCGTGGCCGGCCGTGATCGTGGCTGGTTGCTGCCGGGCCGGCGCTCGGGCGACGTGATCTGTGGTGTGGTGGTTGGTGTTTCTCGACGGTGATGCTGACCTGGCGCCGCCTTGGTGGTGGAGTTGGGGGCTGGCTGGTGCATGCTGGTGGCACCATGGTGGTGCGTCGGGCTGTGCCAGGCTTCTTCCGGTGGAGGCGATGCGGAGGGGTTGAGGAGCGGGCTACTGACTTGGCCAAGAACGTGTGGCGGGCATGGTGCTGAGTCGAGCGTAAACCTTCACTGACGCCTTTGTCAGTGGCGATGTTGGCGGCAGCCTTGTGGTGTCGTTCTCCCTGCTAGGGGCACCATTGTGAGGCACCATGTTCCCTGCTGCATGGAGCTCTCGAGGGTGAGAACCATGTCCTTCTCTGGacgtgcgacggcggcgccattgGCATCGTGCCCTCCTTGGAGGCACAGGCCCGTCTTGGTTAGGTAGTGGCGATGGTTGGATGGTGGTGTTACTCGCGCACAGCAGCAGATGAGGCGCGCCTGGTGCTGTGGTGACCCCGGTGTCGGCTGGACGGAGGTGTCGCTCTCATAGCGGTTTCATATATCCGAGTTCTTGGCAGAGGAGTGCGAGGCGGTGGGAGAGACAAGGCCCCCATGTAGAGGGGCCAGGATCAGTAATTTTCTTCGGCGCTGCGACGGGGTGTTCTGCTGATGCTCTATTGAGACAGGGGGATCGACGATCGCGTGTGTGGCTTGAGGGTGATCTCccatggtggaggagttcgaGGTGTCGCTCAGACTTGCAGCGGGCTGCGGTTTTTGGCGTGGCACAATATTGGCGATGACGGCGCAGTTCGCGGCGGTTTCTTTCGCTCCTTCTCCCAGTTTTGTGGTGGTGTAGTGTTTTGTTGGGTGAGTTATTTGCGTCCGTTGTATATGTGATGGTGGTGTTCGCTTCGGTGTGTTATGTACgattgcttcttcttcttatatgatATGACAGTGTTCTTgctttttattaaaaaataaccTACAAGGCGCCACTGCATGCTGACTGGTTGGTGAGTAGTGGTTTACACTACCGATAGAAATATTTTACCGGAGGTCGCCGATAATCAGGTTTATCGGTTTTATcagaaattttttgttttatcGGATTGCTTTTCGGTCaaaatttaagaaaaaattGACTCAATTTCTTTTAAAGGTTGCACAATTACCTCCAAACTATTTGATATAGAAAACTACAACTGATAATAATATATATGGGACCATATAACACTTTCATACGGATCAACCAGCAAACTGCATGCGAATTCAACTGGAAAAATATAATCTCGGTGATAAAAAGATTTTTACCAGAACCTACTGATAAACGGGATTATCGGGTTTCTCGATTTTTTATCAGCGATAAGTTATTCCCTATGCAACATGTGCTAGCTATTTGGGGTTTAAATGGAGAGAGAAAACAAGGGCAGTGCAGTGGCAGCGCAGGTGGCGTGGTGCGCCAAGAAATTAATATCGAGCCAGCTGTTCGCCAACAACTCCTATGGTGATCAGGGCGAGCTCGAGCAGGAGGAGAGCGAGTTTTTTTTATCCGTATACCTTTATAAAAATTAGTCATTATATACATATTTCTAAAAAATTTAGTCGCACTTGTATATCCTCGcattaatttttttatctctATACTCTTCCGTCTATCTGATATTAGTATCTAACGGTAAAGCAGCCCTGATAGGTGGGATCCATGGAGGAaaatatccattttatccctgTTCCTCTCCGTCTCCAATCGAAGCACATCCGTTCGGCCTCCCAGCCCGGCCAACCCGTGCGGCGCTCTCCCCCTACACCCGTCGAGCACCTCCGCCTCCGGtccccgaccgccgccgcccagtgAGCACCAGCTGAGGGATCGACGCGCTCTCCCTCCGTCCGTCTCTCACCTCGCGCGGATCCGGGCGCGCGGGGCAGCCGGGGCGCGCGCGTCGGTCTCCGGCCGTCGAGATGGCCCCTCAGCGAGGCGTGGCCTCGACGGCCCCTGCCCGTGCGACGGCGCAGCGGGGGCACGCGATGGACAAGTAGCTGCTACTGGCCGAGGAGCTGACAGCGGCAgtaacggcggcgacggcgatgctGGTGCCGCCACGttgcacgccggcggcggcggcaccggctgCTGCGGCACGCGAGCTTGTCCTGAGCTACCACGACCCAGCGAGGGATGGGCGGACGGATGGTCGTCGCCATGGATGGTGGCGCTCACCTCCTCTTCGGAGTTCGGACCCCACGCGGAGGTTAAGCGGTAAGCGCCAACGATGGTGCCGGCCGTCGGCCGGGCACTCTTGCTCTGCGGCTTGGCGTCGTCTTTGAACCGGCACAGCAGGTTTCAttccgccagcggcggcggcggcgacggcaccaCATCCGTGACGCTCCTGCGTGCTGCAAGATCAAGACAAATGAACAAGAGCCCAAAAACATTATGCAAGCTGACCGTTTGCTGGAATCAAGCTTAGGCCATATTCTGTTTTTTTAATTGTAAactcaaatatttttttcttaactGGCATGGCATAATAAAAGGAGGTCACCCTCACGGACTCCCCCTGTTATgcactattttttatttattttgattgttttttcatttttcatcagctctaaaataaaaaaaaaatcatcactgTCCTCTCACGTCCGCGCGAAGGAGCGAGTCGTCCTGTTCTCCCTCTCAGTCAAGCTCCTCCCAAACAGAAGGGCAAACGTGTCTTTGTTCAACTCCATTAGACACTGTTAGTATCTATTCCGTCCAAAAGGATACAGAGGTGCAGTGGCGCGAATGCAGAggcgcaaggaggacgcgtgcCAAGTCGGCCCGGGCACGAGCCCGCTCAGCCTCACATGACCAGGGTTCATCAAAttggtgggaaccggtccggtttgaccggttatcggtcaaaccggtccgccCCGGTTCcgatttgggccggtaccaaaccggaccaaatttaaaattcgaatttgaattaaaaaaatcaaaaatttctaaaaaaattcctaaaaatacttcaagttgcgacgaatctaatggtgtcaaattttctcaaaaaaacattcatttagtatagtttgcggggatttgaagttaaacaaaaaaatgtgcatataaaaatatacaaatacaatgtaaaagtagtacaaaagagggttggagggttcatttagactaaaatatgttatacaaatatttatttagtatactttgcgggcatttgaatttaaaccaaaaaattttgaatttgaccggttaccagtcaaaccgaccggttaccagtcaaaccgaacGGTAAACCAGTCCGAACCGATTGCACGGcggcttttgaattcaaatttaaatttgaccgGTTCCGATCGGTTTCCgttcaaaccggaccggtataccggaaccggactCCATCGAtttggccggaccggtcggtaagtTAAACCCTGCACATGACACGACGATTTCGTCGTCCGCTTCGATCGGGCTCTACAAAAATGCAGCAGGCAACCCCTCCCCATGCAGGCCGAACCGCCCCGTGCTGGCGTTGCCGGAGAGTGCATGATGGGCTCGGCATCGCTGGCGCAGCAGGAGGCGACGCTTGCTCGCGCATCAACACCGCCGCCATGGCGCGCGATCGAGCAGCTAGCACGGCGACCTCGTCGGCGGCGTGCCCCCGCGGCGGCCTGCGACATGGCCCGCCAGGCACGCCGAGGGAGTTGTTGGCTTTGCCTAGCTTGGCGCGCCAGTACGACAGCTCGATCGGGCGCGATGGCTGACCACGTCGGCTTCAACTAACTGGATGGATGGAATTCGCACTCCACGGTGGCGCCGAAGCTGTCAGTTTTCCTGTGTGGCTTTGGGTACATGTCTCTGTCTGTACTGGTTCGTTCGTACAAGAACTCGCCGTTCTGTCGACAGTACTACCACCGTTCTCCCAACGATTCAGAGTATTGTCTTAATTACATGGCCAGCCAGCCAGAGGAAAGGAGCAGACTGAAAACTACAGTAGCACAACTTCAGTTTATTCAGAATCTCAAATATACATTGACCGGAACCAACATGACATGGCAGACATTCTCAAACAAGCTAGCACACGGTGCAGAGATACAGCAAGCGATACTAGTACTAGTACTAGTACTTTGCTTCTTAACACAGGCACGGCTGACAGCACAGTGGTGATCTTTACCCAGCAAAGTTGAGGAACTAGGCACGGTGACGACACTGGCGGCAGCGTCGGGCGGCAGAAAAGGATCATTGCCGCTCAGACTAGCAATTCAGGAGGTATCATCGAGCATCAGTGCATCCATCCAAGAACTGAACTAGCTATTGGCCGAGAATTCCGACACTGATCAGGGAGAGCCCGAGCAGGAGCAGAGCAGACATGCCGAAGCAGAGCACCGGGCCCGCATCGCCGGAGACCACGGCGACTGCGCAAGAAGCTATGAAGAACCCCGCGACGGTGAGATGGCGGCGCAGGAAGCCAGCGAGCGCACGTGCACCAGCGAAGACCGCTTGGACGACGGGTGCCGCTGGTCCTAGGCCGCCGGCCATCCGTACGCCGATGGCAATGAGGTTGGCGCCGGCGAGAACGCCCGTGAAGCTGAGGATTaagccgaagccgccgccggcgccgaagtTTATTCCGACGCTGGAGGAAATCAGCATGATGGCGAGTCCGGCGGCCCTCGCCATGCTCCGCGGAGTGGTCATCGCCGCAGTCCCCTGTTCAGCTGGAGTAGAACAAAAGGAACAGACAATTCAGTGGGAAAATAGTGTTGCAGCGATATGGCACttttgtgacggaaccgccaaattaaaactcttaAATGTAATGGCCgttatttgaacacatcggacgcattagcttaatgatttaatttgacagtcctttctcagcccacgtcccgatcgaaacaacaccgatacccttacgcgaaggtgagcgcagatgcTACAAGCATGACATATATTTGAAAAATACAGCAATATACGTAAGACTCTACCTTAAATTTtacaaaccaaatttgaatACATGCATAGTTTATAAATTTTacaatactgaaattaaggtTCGAATAGAGGAAAGAcctacaactaccaaaagtgTACCCTAGGGAGATCCCTAACTAATCGTCtagctccacaacctcccatcaCTCTGCGTCCTGGCGGATGAACTTAACGCaccagggacagaagtctacgtctgagtgtcctgaaataatgtttcaacaaaagccctgagcaactaatactcagcaagacttacccgaccagtgggtataacttagcccacgtatctagacatgcaaggctttctggctggtggttattttgtagaaaaagcttctaaaatgagtccttatttttcccatttttagctccaaattctatATACTAAAATCATCAACTAgtatttgcacctgctaagcaatTGTATAAACATGGAGTAATAGTTCATGATAATCATTTTCAATCATCACTTAAATTCTATATAGCATGACTACGATGcagtgctgcgatcaaggtgctcatatacgagagcgactgacggcgaatcgttccgatttaaccttgtaaggaagacctaaccaacacggcacgcataggccccatcggaccacacgcaccaaccattcccctccccgcttcgaactacagaaccgccccacctacatatagtcagccgagctcaacgagagaccaccaaaagtaaatacatgcatcccgtttctccgcgactactcgactcgccctaagaggtggtgatgaagttctgtactttcgaagcaaggcagtactcggcttaccgatTTCGACTACCTCTTACTCCCAacatgcagttagtacaattcaaactctaTCACAGagccagacaacgaacggtccttaaccgacacagacggggctagcctttccccgcccggtctccaatttctttttccttctccaacctattccaatattccatatactcaaataacgagatatcctatatctcgcgagtgaccagaaatcactcgacttctactgaTATCTTATTAACCATAACATTtttatcgtcctatacatgctagtataactccagggaacctagggatcatgcaactaaggttccaaataattcctaatcctaatgcacaagtaataggtgtcataaatttgaaataataggacatgcactggtgtttgccttcgggctgctgttcagagctggggtcagacgggccttgggccgggttctcacgcctctcctcctgggcttgctccACTGCTTCTgtggtgccgcaatcacctcataCACAACGTCCTCaactgcggatgctacacgaatgcatatgaaataactGAGTGCAATCCAACTATATAATTATTATACTTCGAAATGAAAcgtactgcggactgtccgctcccaagtggcggaccgtccgcggttcgaCTCGGCAGACCCACCAGAACCAACTATGTCTCCGGACAAACTTCAAAATTATAAGGCGGATTGTCCGGTCCAaaatagcggactgtccgcagtttaactccgCAAAACCACCAAAGGCAACGacgcctctggacaaattttTAACTTTTACGGCGGAAtgtccggccctccttggcggaccgtccgcagttcactctgtCAATTCCACCAGAGACGATAACATCTCTGGACAAAATTCTAGACACTACGgcagactgtccgctctccaatagcggactgtccgctctccaatagcggactgTCCGTAGTTCAACCCTGcgaaccccaccagagacaacttcgtctctggacaaatttcgaACTCTACTGTGGACTATCCGCTCTCTAATAGCGGACCGTTCGCAGTTCAATTCTATGAaaacaccagagacaacatcgtctctggacaacttctaacttgacctgcggactgtccgaccctcctaggcggaccgtccgcgattcatATCTTTGgacaccgcgcgccgccaccagtgaggccggcgccgcggcgcgccgttcCCGCCGACGGTGGCCCGACCGACGGCGAGGCTAGCACTACACCATCTACTGGACGGGACGCACACGGGCATGGGTGATGCACGCGAAGAAATCAAGCTAGACCTAGCTGCGAGGACAAgagagcggcggctagggttgggggcgctgggaacgccggccgcggggcttcgcccacggccggcaagaggGAAGGGATTTCTttctaatctcttgcttgattagattgatacatctcaTCTCCTTATGTAGAGAGGTTTACTTAACCCCTAAACAAGTGACTAATTAATtctaatgggctaaggcccaataggGACTCCTCTAACAACGCAGCTATAGTTACTAATCTCGTACTACTGTACTACTTCACAAAAGATCCCATGGGCACCTAGTATTGGTCGATTGCTTGCTTCTGAGGCCAGACTCGAGAGCGACAGCGACAAGGATGACCTGATGAAACGCCTAGAAAATTCGCTCGCCGGGACACGGGTCGGGCTCCTCAGGACCGGCCCGGCCGGGGTGCATGCAGGTCAACAAGGCAGGCTCGGCGGCAGCGCCTGCCCGCGATGGCACCATCCGGGTCGTCGGGTCGGGCTCGGCGCCGGCCCGTCGCCTTCCTCCGATCCTGCACGCAATGCAAGTCGCCATCACCTGCTTCCTTCCCTCGGTCGCTCGCTCGTCGCTATATAGGGGCGCGGCGGGGCAATCCACTCGTTCCCCAAGCAGAGCTAGCTCCGACGAGCAACCGATTCGAAGCCGGTCGGGAGCCACTCCGCTCGCTCCGGTGGCCGGCCGCATTGTCCGAACGGCAGACGGGGAGCGAGCATGGATCACGGAGGCGAGGcggggacgccggcggcggcggcgctcacgtCCACCCACGTCACCGTGGCTGCCGGCGCGGGCCAGCTGCTGGGAGGCGAGGtccgcaccggcaccggcacgtTCGACGGCCGGCGAGGGGAGGCGCCTGTCGCCGGCCTGCTCTGCctccgcgacggcgacggcgtcggcgtcggcgtcggcgtggtGAACGAGAACCCTGGCACGCTGGGCGGACGCCTGCGGCGCCTGCTCCCGCTCGTTGGGATCGGCGCTGCCTCCGCGGCCGTCaccgggctcgccggcggcccgggCTCCCCGGCGGTTGCCTTTGCCCTCTTCCTGCTGCTCTTGGGCGGCCTGTGCCTGGTTACCCTGCACGTGCTCTGTGCCTAGCCGTGCCCAGAGAAACCGAAACCCCGAAGCAGCCAGATATCGATGGGGGTACAGTAATTTGATTTGGAGCTGCTCTTAGATTTGATGGAGAATAAATCCGGCATGTTTTGTCTAGAGGATGGTCCTTGTCATGTCATGTGGAGTCGCtgctttgttttttcttttggtgTTGTTCATCAGTGTTCCGGCGTCAGGGTtgcttggatttgttttgtCGTCTCAAAGCCTACGGCGAGCAGTGTTCATCGGTGGAAAAAAATGGGGTGCGCCCCGGGCGCACGGCCTCATCGGTGTTCCACTTGTCATCCGATTACTTGTCGATACACGATCCAGTAAAATACAACCATATCGTCTTCTGTAAACATCCGGGATATTGCTACTAAAAATTCCTTTTATCTATGCTATAAAAGATGAAAGAATTGATAATATTTCTCACCAATATTAACCTAGCCACTCCTCTCACAAAACAACTCTTTAAGGTCCACATGGAAGAATTGTGTGCTTGACCAAACTTGATGGAAGACAAAAATACCATCAAAGAAAATATTTCTGCATCAATCCTCTGTTTTTTCTCACCACGGCGCCTTATACCCACCGGGTTGTAGGGGGTCTATTCATCGCAACTGCGATGGGATGAGATCCCATCGCAGCTGTGCCGCCCCGCCCGCCTCCCCCGCCTCCctcgcctccgcccccgccctcCCTAACCGAGCttgccgccgtgcgccgccgacTTCTCCTTGCCCccaccgccggcaccgcccaccggccatccagcctcgcctcgccggcggcgctcccgtgCCGCCGTGCCCACTGCCAGCGAACCGTCGCCCCCGcctggccgccaccgcccccgaAGCCCTCCTCTATGGCCGGCGGCTTTAGAGCCGCCCCACCCCCAACAACCCGGATTCATAAGGCCGCCGCCACTCTCCAccacccggccgccggcgacctcgccgacaGCCGCTCCGCCCATCAACCACCCAttcccgccccctcccctccttgcTCGCGGGCtgcagcgcctccgccgcctccccccaggtggaagatgaacaggggagggcggccggcgagccatATGGCCTCCGTTTATCGCGCGCGATAAATAGATTTGTCCGGTTGTACCCGCCCC carries:
- the LOC120713892 gene encoding uncharacterized protein LOC120713892 — translated: MTTPRSMARAAGLAIMLISSSVGINFGAGGGFGLILSFTGVLAGANLIAIGVRMAGGLGPAAPVVQAVFAGARALAGFLRRHLTVAGFFIASCAVAVVSGDAGPVLCFGMSALLLLGLSLISVGILGQ